In Archangium violaceum, the following are encoded in one genomic region:
- a CDS encoding ATP-binding protein, giving the protein MKLTKLKVHRYRNVAPGTELVFSPSFNLVLGENGTGRTLLLDLISRALSTDFSELIHEEFSVEYALAFPGMELRIRVRNEPLSAYPRRLMEEEPSDASALLPLHIPKEETRLEPFMELVVQLDAPASVLVMRADASGVAWEVDGQPAYAQSMGWSLLDRTVWIVLFMTAQRLEPEVKDRLKELLRRTFLLAPARFDETLGMFERIGKLQYGMAVRGDEVFPLGLMALPTWLPGLLRERVEREAVAGAVDIRPEDVERGFLARFVTLTGFATGRFRVELLEKRSYQDGGRLEFGRFGFSFTGKDGTELPQERLGFGHKRLLSFLYYLDVNEDFVIADELANGLHPRLVEACLRGLGARQVFLSSQNPLPFDHVPLGSAEEVRASLVHCGTVLREGREWKAWSNPTLEAAAKLFGAYQRGDAPLGALLRAHGLW; this is encoded by the coding sequence ATGAAGCTCACGAAGCTCAAGGTCCACAGGTATCGGAACGTCGCGCCCGGCACCGAGCTGGTGTTCAGCCCGTCGTTCAACCTGGTGCTGGGCGAGAACGGCACCGGCAGGACGCTGCTGCTGGACCTGATCTCCCGTGCCCTCTCCACGGACTTCTCCGAGCTCATCCACGAGGAGTTCTCCGTCGAATACGCGCTCGCCTTCCCCGGCATGGAGCTGCGCATCCGCGTGCGCAACGAGCCGCTCTCCGCCTATCCCCGGCGCCTGATGGAGGAGGAGCCGAGTGACGCCTCGGCGCTCCTGCCGCTGCACATCCCGAAGGAGGAGACGCGGCTGGAGCCCTTCATGGAGCTGGTCGTCCAGCTCGACGCGCCCGCCTCCGTGCTGGTGATGCGCGCCGATGCCTCGGGCGTGGCCTGGGAGGTGGACGGGCAACCCGCCTACGCGCAGTCCATGGGGTGGTCGCTGTTGGACCGCACCGTGTGGATCGTCCTCTTCATGACGGCCCAGCGGCTCGAGCCCGAGGTGAAGGATCGGCTCAAGGAGCTGCTGCGCCGCACCTTCCTGCTGGCGCCCGCGCGCTTCGACGAGACGCTCGGGATGTTCGAGCGGATCGGCAAGCTGCAGTACGGCATGGCGGTGCGGGGCGACGAGGTGTTCCCCCTGGGGCTGATGGCGCTTCCCACGTGGCTGCCGGGACTGCTCCGGGAGCGGGTGGAGCGCGAGGCCGTGGCCGGCGCCGTCGACATCCGCCCCGAGGACGTGGAGCGCGGCTTCCTGGCGCGCTTCGTCACCCTGACGGGGTTCGCCACGGGGAGGTTCCGCGTGGAGCTGCTGGAGAAACGGAGCTACCAGGACGGAGGGCGGCTGGAGTTCGGCCGCTTCGGCTTCTCCTTCACCGGGAAGGACGGCACGGAGCTGCCGCAGGAGCGGCTGGGCTTCGGCCACAAGCGGCTGCTGTCCTTCCTGTACTACCTGGACGTCAACGAGGACTTCGTCATCGCCGACGAGCTGGCCAACGGCCTGCACCCGCGCCTCGTCGAGGCGTGCCTGCGCGGACTCGGCGCCCGGCAGGTCTTCCTCTCCAGCCAGAACCCGCTCCCCTTCGACCATGTCCCGCTCGGGTCCGCCGAGGAGGTCCGCGCCTCGCTCGTCCACTGTGGAACCGTGCTGCGCGAGGGCCGCGAGTGGAAGGCCTGGTCCAACCCCACGCTGGAGGCGGCCGCGAAGCTCTTCGGTGCCTACCAGCGGGGAGACGCCCCGCTCGGGGCGCTGCTGCGCGCCCACGGGCTGTGGTGA
- a CDS encoding M4 family metallopeptidase → MGNRFSKTFCVVWLGASLAACGSMQEGEAPMGTGDDSDIQSALARIKGAQVLGTEDGVPYALRGEFGQATQVSGALRAGTELDVRSSLSLVAPVFRLNENDLVLARTSVDASGHRHLRFQQTKNGLKVVGGELVLHVDAAGKVYAANGSARDGATVSAEAKVAPEAALKAAAEGSSARFAAAQGGAKLVYLRSEGSQEPRLAYEVRVKGEREGMPADDLVYVDAQRGGILLVNPLIHSALNRKVYSANNGSSTPGTLKRSEGQAAIGDNHVDTNYDKLGDTYNCYSTLFGRNSYDNAGATLISTVHYGSNYVNAYWDGTQMVYGDGNGTDSIELGLDLDVTVHELTHAVTDSESDLVYSGESGGLNESMSDIFAGVCESWSRNWAVDADVFKIGEDIWTPATAGDALRYMDDPAKDGVSLDSYADYAGQDVHYSSGISNLVFSLLSKGGTHPRGKTTNTVPAIGPEKAGRIFYKANTDLFTSSTTFEQAKTYTVQAAEALYGAGSAEAAAVTEAWKAVGVPPPPPVVDPLTNNVPVSSLSGSSGNKKYYALEVPAGQPSLSFEISGGTGDADLYVRYGSVPSSSTYDCRPYASGNAEVCTFTNPAAGTWYVMLNAYSAYSGVTLKGAYSTGGGGGTGTPVTETASGSVARREADNFGPYSVLAGSTFKVTMTGTGNPDLYVRFGSAPTTSKYDCRPAASGASETCTVTVPAGQSSAYVMVRGTAAGTYNLTINYTKP, encoded by the coding sequence GTGGGTAACCGTTTCTCGAAGACGTTCTGTGTGGTGTGGCTGGGCGCGAGTCTGGCCGCCTGCGGGTCGATGCAGGAGGGCGAGGCGCCCATGGGTACGGGCGATGATTCGGACATCCAGTCCGCGCTGGCGCGCATCAAGGGCGCGCAGGTGCTGGGCACCGAGGACGGGGTTCCCTACGCCCTCCGGGGTGAGTTCGGCCAGGCGACCCAGGTATCGGGCGCGCTGCGCGCGGGGACGGAGCTGGACGTGCGCTCGTCGCTGAGCCTCGTGGCCCCGGTGTTCCGGCTCAACGAGAACGATCTGGTGCTCGCGCGGACGTCGGTGGACGCGAGCGGCCACCGGCACCTGCGCTTCCAGCAGACGAAGAACGGCCTGAAGGTGGTGGGTGGCGAGCTGGTGCTGCACGTGGACGCGGCGGGCAAGGTCTACGCGGCCAACGGCTCGGCCCGGGATGGCGCGACGGTGTCCGCCGAGGCGAAGGTGGCGCCCGAGGCCGCGCTGAAGGCGGCCGCGGAGGGCTCGTCGGCGCGCTTCGCCGCCGCCCAGGGTGGGGCGAAGCTGGTCTACCTGCGCTCCGAGGGCAGCCAGGAGCCGCGGCTGGCCTACGAGGTGCGCGTGAAGGGCGAGCGCGAGGGCATGCCCGCCGATGACCTCGTCTACGTGGACGCGCAGCGCGGTGGCATCCTGCTGGTCAACCCGCTCATCCACTCCGCGCTCAACCGCAAGGTGTACTCGGCCAACAACGGCTCGAGCACGCCGGGCACCCTCAAGCGCAGCGAGGGCCAGGCCGCCATCGGCGACAACCACGTCGACACCAACTACGACAAGCTGGGCGACACCTACAACTGCTACAGCACGCTGTTCGGCCGCAACTCGTACGACAACGCGGGCGCCACGCTCATCAGCACCGTCCACTACGGCTCCAACTACGTCAACGCCTACTGGGACGGCACCCAGATGGTGTACGGCGATGGCAACGGCACGGACTCCATCGAGCTGGGCCTGGACCTGGACGTGACCGTCCACGAGCTGACCCACGCGGTGACCGACAGCGAGTCGGACCTCGTGTACTCGGGTGAGTCCGGCGGCCTCAACGAGTCCATGTCCGACATCTTCGCCGGTGTGTGCGAGAGCTGGTCGCGCAACTGGGCCGTGGACGCGGACGTCTTCAAGATTGGCGAGGACATCTGGACGCCGGCCACCGCGGGTGACGCGCTCCGCTACATGGACGACCCGGCCAAGGACGGCGTGTCGCTCGACTCGTACGCGGACTACGCCGGCCAGGACGTGCACTACAGCTCGGGCATCAGCAACCTGGTGTTCTCGCTGCTGTCCAAGGGTGGCACGCACCCGCGCGGCAAGACGACCAACACGGTGCCGGCCATCGGCCCGGAGAAGGCCGGCCGCATCTTCTACAAGGCCAACACGGACCTGTTCACCTCCAGCACCACCTTCGAGCAGGCCAAGACGTACACGGTGCAGGCCGCCGAGGCGCTCTACGGCGCGGGCTCGGCCGAGGCCGCCGCGGTGACCGAGGCCTGGAAGGCCGTGGGCGTGCCGCCGCCTCCGCCGGTGGTGGACCCGCTGACCAACAACGTGCCGGTGAGCAGCCTGTCGGGCAGCTCCGGCAACAAGAAGTACTACGCGCTCGAGGTGCCCGCGGGCCAGCCCAGCCTGTCGTTCGAGATCAGCGGCGGCACGGGTGACGCGGACCTGTACGTGCGCTACGGCTCGGTGCCGAGCTCCAGCACCTACGACTGCCGTCCGTACGCGAGCGGCAACGCGGAGGTCTGCACCTTCACCAACCCGGCCGCGGGCACCTGGTACGTGATGCTCAACGCCTACTCGGCGTACTCCGGCGTGACGCTCAAGGGCGCCTACAGCACGGGCGGCGGTGGTGGCACCGGCACGCCGGTGACCGAGACGGCCAGCGGCTCCGTGGCCAGGCGTGAGGCGGACAACTTCGGTCCGTACAGCGTGCTGGCGGGCTCCACCTTCAAGGTGACCATGACGGGCACGGGCAACCCCGACCTGTACGTCCGCTTCGGCTCGGCGCCCACCACCAGCAAGTACGACTGCCGTCCGGCCGCCTCCGGCGCCTCCGAGACGTGCACGGTGACGGTGCCGGCGGGCCAGAGCAGCGCGTACGTCATGGTGCGCGGTACCGCCGCGGGTACCTACAACCTGACCATCAACTACACCAAGCCGTAG
- a CDS encoding thioesterase II family protein, producing MRVPPVYRRWVTCPEPRPQASLRLFCFHFAGGDASIFRLWTTQLPSFIEVCPIELPGRATRRGEAPITHFTELIEKLSGMMRPFLNQLPAAFFGHSFGGNIAFELTRLLRRTGEPMPLRLFLAASPALFVRPQLPPPVSHLPDSEFLERIGSRYRLPQEVLASEDFQQEVLPALRADMSVAESYHYTREAPLEVPISAFGAEGDPEVSPAEAQAWCRETNVGFRLRMLPSNDHFFVSTERRRLHQGIIEDLQGLAG from the coding sequence ATGCGCGTTCCCCCCGTCTACCGCCGCTGGGTCACCTGTCCCGAGCCGCGCCCCCAGGCGAGCCTGCGTCTTTTCTGTTTCCACTTCGCGGGTGGAGACGCCTCCATCTTCCGCCTGTGGACCACCCAGCTGCCCTCGTTCATCGAGGTCTGCCCCATTGAGCTGCCGGGACGGGCCACCCGCCGGGGTGAGGCCCCCATCACCCACTTCACCGAGCTGATCGAGAAGCTGTCGGGCATGATGCGCCCCTTCCTCAACCAGCTGCCCGCCGCCTTCTTCGGGCACAGCTTCGGCGGCAACATCGCTTTCGAGCTGACGCGCCTGCTGCGCCGCACCGGGGAGCCGATGCCGCTGCGCCTCTTCCTCGCGGCCAGCCCGGCGCTGTTCGTCCGGCCGCAGCTCCCGCCTCCCGTCAGCCACCTGCCGGACTCGGAGTTCCTGGAGCGGATCGGCTCCCGGTATCGCCTGCCCCAGGAGGTGCTCGCCAGTGAGGACTTCCAGCAGGAGGTGCTGCCCGCGCTGCGAGCGGACATGAGTGTCGCCGAGAGCTACCACTACACCCGGGAGGCCCCGCTGGAAGTGCCCATCTCGGCCTTCGGCGCCGAGGGAGACCCGGAGGTCAGCCCCGCGGAGGCCCAGGCGTGGTGCCGGGAGACCAACGTCGGCTTCCGTCTGCGCATGCTCCCGAGCAACGATCACTTCTTCGTCTCGACGGAGCGGCGCCGGCTGCACCAGGGCATCATCGAGGACCTCCAGGGTCTGGCGGGTTAG
- the pbpC gene encoding penicillin-binding protein 1C: MRSRWTRGRVVAALVLVVLGAGIWFASSLQDGLLTYEPSRLVLDRRGAYLGEVPGAGGELGYWPVPYVLPERIVQATLVTEDRHFYEHPGVYLPSVGRALLQNARNVRVISGASTLAMQVARMQTPGGRHLWRKAREAVEALLLVREHGHEKVLRQYLAIAPYGNRVHGVVRAARLYFDKPVEDLSWAQAAFLAGLPQLPGRMNPYTEDGLRRARRRSHRILRALHAQRAFSREELEQALQADLGLVPRPQRMPEALHAVLEWSELARARSQPISTATLDLEIQSKVARILQRNLDRLDGAGAGNTAALVLDTETGDILAYVGSRDFFSEEHRGAIDFVKQRRSPGSTLKPFLYGLALEKGIVTAATELADTPMDMRTESGRSYLPENVNHTYLGPMLLREALGNSRNIPALRVLEQVGVEPALRFFEKADVGGISYEPDHYGLGLAVGNLHVTLEELTKLYLVLAHEGETRSPRRFVDEPVVPSRRLMTREAARLVRHILADPLARRPTFPVGSALDYPYAVAVKTGTSQGYRDAWAVAFSDRLLVAVWVGNHDWRRMNGLGGLLGAAGAVHEILDAVMPGWRPYRPVLDTFPPPAGALAIDVCPLSGRLAGPDCPHRKSEWFVPGTVPAESCPFHARVRLDRRNGMRAGPTCPEREVVTRVMLALPEEYEQWARRQHLDIAPLRESPLCPSRPEELEPKVAIREPKGTVRLLYDPDTPASASTLRLAADVTPSTEPIVWLVDGVPVATVTYPHEFRWSPRPGQHVITAAMVHRAQVSQPVTVVVED; the protein is encoded by the coding sequence ATGAGAAGTAGGTGGACACGCGGGCGGGTGGTGGCGGCGCTCGTCCTGGTGGTGCTGGGGGCGGGCATCTGGTTCGCCTCCAGCCTCCAGGATGGGCTGCTCACCTACGAGCCCTCGCGCCTCGTGCTGGACCGGCGGGGCGCGTACCTGGGCGAGGTGCCCGGAGCGGGCGGGGAGCTCGGCTACTGGCCGGTGCCCTACGTGCTGCCCGAGCGCATCGTCCAGGCCACGCTCGTCACGGAGGACCGGCACTTCTACGAGCACCCGGGCGTGTACCTCCCGTCGGTGGGACGCGCCCTGCTGCAGAACGCGCGCAACGTGCGCGTCATCTCCGGAGCGTCCACGCTGGCCATGCAGGTGGCGCGGATGCAGACGCCCGGGGGGCGCCACCTCTGGCGCAAGGCGCGCGAGGCCGTGGAAGCGCTGCTGCTCGTGCGCGAGCACGGCCATGAGAAGGTGCTGCGCCAGTACCTGGCCATCGCGCCCTACGGAAACCGGGTGCATGGCGTGGTGCGCGCCGCGCGCCTCTACTTCGACAAGCCGGTGGAGGACCTGTCCTGGGCCCAGGCCGCCTTCCTCGCGGGCCTGCCACAGCTGCCCGGGCGGATGAACCCGTACACCGAGGACGGTCTGCGACGGGCCCGCAGGCGCAGCCACCGCATCCTCCGCGCCCTGCACGCGCAGCGAGCCTTCTCACGCGAGGAGTTGGAGCAGGCGCTGCAAGCGGACCTGGGTCTGGTACCCCGCCCCCAGCGCATGCCGGAGGCGCTGCACGCGGTGCTGGAGTGGAGCGAGCTGGCCCGGGCCCGTTCCCAGCCCATCTCCACGGCCACGTTGGATCTGGAGATCCAATCGAAGGTGGCGCGCATCCTCCAGCGGAACCTGGATCGGCTCGATGGCGCGGGGGCGGGCAACACCGCCGCGTTGGTGCTGGACACGGAGACGGGGGACATCCTCGCCTACGTAGGCTCGCGGGACTTCTTCAGCGAGGAGCACCGGGGGGCCATCGACTTCGTGAAGCAGCGGCGCTCGCCGGGCTCCACGCTCAAGCCCTTCCTCTACGGGCTGGCGTTGGAGAAGGGCATCGTCACCGCCGCCACCGAGCTGGCGGATACGCCCATGGACATGCGGACGGAGAGCGGCCGGTCCTATCTACCGGAGAACGTCAATCACACCTACCTGGGGCCCATGCTGCTGCGCGAGGCCCTGGGCAACTCGCGCAACATCCCCGCCCTGCGGGTGCTGGAGCAGGTGGGAGTGGAGCCCGCGCTGCGCTTCTTCGAGAAGGCGGACGTGGGAGGCATCTCCTACGAGCCGGACCACTACGGCCTGGGGCTCGCGGTAGGCAACCTGCACGTCACCCTGGAGGAGTTGACGAAGCTGTACCTGGTGCTCGCCCACGAGGGAGAGACGCGCTCGCCGCGGCGCTTCGTCGACGAGCCGGTGGTGCCCTCGCGCCGGCTGATGACGCGCGAGGCGGCGCGGCTGGTGCGCCACATCCTCGCGGACCCGCTGGCCCGGAGGCCGACGTTCCCCGTGGGCAGCGCGCTGGACTACCCGTATGCCGTGGCGGTGAAGACGGGCACCAGCCAGGGCTATCGCGACGCCTGGGCGGTGGCCTTCAGCGATCGGCTGCTCGTGGCCGTCTGGGTGGGCAACCATGACTGGCGCCGGATGAACGGCCTGGGCGGACTGCTCGGCGCGGCCGGTGCGGTGCACGAGATTCTCGACGCGGTGATGCCCGGGTGGCGTCCGTACCGGCCCGTGCTGGACACCTTCCCACCGCCCGCGGGCGCGCTGGCCATCGACGTGTGCCCGCTATCGGGCCGGCTGGCGGGGCCGGACTGCCCCCACCGCAAGAGCGAGTGGTTCGTCCCGGGCACGGTGCCGGCCGAGAGCTGCCCCTTCCATGCGCGCGTCCGGTTGGACCGGCGCAACGGGATGCGGGCGGGCCCCACCTGCCCGGAGCGCGAGGTGGTGACGCGGGTGATGCTGGCGCTGCCGGAGGAGTACGAGCAATGGGCGCGGCGGCAGCACCTGGACATCGCGCCACTGCGGGAGAGCCCGCTGTGCCCGAGCCGGCCCGAGGAATTAGAGCCGAAGGTGGCCATCCGCGAGCCGAAGGGCACGGTGCGGCTGCTCTACGACCCGGACACGCCCGCGTCGGCGTCGACGCTGCGGCTGGCGGCGGACGTGACGCCGAGCACGGAGCCCATCGTGTGGCTGGTGGACGGAGTGCCGGTGGCCACGGTGACGTACCCGCACGAGTTCCGCTGGAGCCCGAGGCCCGGCCAGCACGTCATCACCGCGGCCATGGTGCACCGTGCCCAGGTGAGCCAGCCCGTCACGGTGGTGGTGGAGGACTGA